The following proteins are encoded in a genomic region of Ornithodoros turicata isolate Travis chromosome 6, ASM3712646v1, whole genome shotgun sequence:
- the LOC135398120 gene encoding organic cation transporter protein-like: MTEPASSSKGKKRQGSATETADTDSASQETDTRATPHVTVRTSSSTLPVPLPATQPSDGKSTSLKTPSDSYKGTSKKKAAAQSWTEGFTLGNPVNSGKAVPDDSPSALSTDTIDTASDFTFVYGHGKFQRMILFCSLAAQFSLLCHNLSYAMTTPYIDHWCSPSEEFSHLSAADWKNIAIPWKGGTYSQCKQYDPPLTIFSMNRTQVDCQAWDFDTSSEGNSIVSQWSLVCHRKYLASWAAIVYMSGAIMALPVMGQLADRIGRRPVICLAVFVLLSAGMAVCFASTFLTFVLLRFLVGASASTLQIATYVLLFEVSTPAHRCLHCVLVLSVTLTTVPLYLAVLELFIHKWVFIQVGIMIPTALLVCCFFIVVESPRWLLTKCEAKRAEKVMLWAAKLNGVDVSSTVQRLQRLTAADANRKDDIICGNFLDLLKSPIFRRRCAALFSCWFAVILAYYELVLGGYSRYSISIRVAAVLVHVAGYVLVYQSMCKHGRRPTLAGLLLLFAALLVGFTMATEFPESRIGFVMAAQCILDWAICLVYVYSVELFPTVVRSVGVCAAYFCGRLGAMIAPLIKDIGDVTDPAISIGVISALAMLGAVSVLHLPETQSLWIVDTLKQAEASDYASRKLPRMSKAILKKKKVPEVTVYQSQRPVKGLILPPDITRLTDIFSGTPSSTRGDSGELPKPSTDSSGRRDNRVTDGR, translated from the exons ATGACGGAACCAGCTTCTTCCTCTAAAGGCAAGAAAAGGCAGGGCTCCGCCACCGAAACTGCCGATACGGACAGTGCCTCCCAAGAGACGGACACGCGGGCCACTCCCCACGTAACTGTCCGGACCTCATCTTCAACCTTGCCTGTACCGCTACCAGCCACCCAACCCAGCGACGGCAAGTCTACTAGCCTAAAGACACCCTCTGACTCGTACAAAGGAACGTCAAAGAAAAAGGCTGCAGCCCAAAGTTGGACTGAGGGTTTTACACTTGGCAATCCGGTCAATTCCGGCAAAGCTGTGCCTGATGACTCGCCGTCGGCGCTGTCCACAGACACCATCGATACCGCTTCGGACTTCACCTTTGTCTACGGTCACGGCAAGTTCCAACGCATGATTCTCTTCTGCAGTCTCGCAGCCCAATTCTCCCTGCTCTGTCACAACCTGTCTTACGCGATGACGACGCCCTACATAGACCACTGGTGCAGCCCGTCGGAAGAATTCTCTCATCTCTCCGCTGCAGACTGGAAGAATATAGCCATACCGTGGAAAGGCGGCACGTACAGTCAGTGCAAGCAGTACGACCCTCCGCTAACCATCTTCTCGATGAATAGGACACAAGTCGATTGTCAGGCATGGGATTTTGACACCTCTTCCGAAGGAAATTCCATCGTGAGTCAATGGAGCCTCGTTTGCCATAGAAAGTACCTGGCTTCTTGGGCTGCAATTGTTTACATGTCAGGTGCTATTATGGCTTTGCCGGTAATGGGCCAGTTGGCAGATCGTATCGGCCGCAGACCAGTGATATGTCTCGCTGTGTTCGTGCTCCTGTCGGCCGGAATGGCCGTGTGCTTTGCATCGACCTTCCTGACATTCGTGCTCCTGCGATTCTTGGTAGGTGCGTCGGCGAGCACACTTCAGATCGCGACGTACGTGCTACTCTTCGAAGTATCAACGCCGGCACATCGGTGCTTGCATTGCGTCCTGGTCCTCTCTGTGACGTTGACAACAGTTCCCTTATACCTGGCGGTATTGGAGCTGTTCATACATAAATGGGTTTTCATACAG GTTGGCATCATGATACCAACCGCATTGCTCGTCTGCTGCTTCTTCATTGTCGTCGAATCTCCGCGTTGGCTTCTCACCAAATGCGAGGCGAAGCGAGCCGAGAAAGTCATGTTATGGGCTGCCAAGTTAAACGGCGTTGACGTGTCCAGCACTGTGCAGCGACTGCAGAGACTGACCGCAGCAGACGCCAACCGGAAGGATGATATTATCTGTGGGAACTTCCTGGACTTGCTGAAGTCACCAATCTTCCGAAGACGCTGCGCCGCTCTCTTTTCTTGTTGGTTCGCCGTCATCCTGGCCTACTATGAACTGGTGCTCGGTGGCTACAGCAGGTACAGCATATCGATTCGCGTCGCAGCCGTATTGGTTCACGTGGCTGGCTACGTACTCGTATACCAGTCTATGTGTAAGCACGGCAGAAGGCCGACACTTGCCGGCCTTCTGCTCTTGTTTGCTGCGCTACTTGTGGGCTTCACAATGGCAACCGAgtttcccgaatctcgaatcggGTTTGTGATGGCCGCACAGTGCATACTAGACTGGGCAATATGTCTCGTGTATGTCTATAGCGTGGAATTGTTTCCCACGGTGGTACGAAGTGTCGGAGTCTGTGCAGCTTACTTCTGCGGGCGCCTCGGTGCCATGATTGCGCCTTTGATAAAAGACATCGGGGATGTTACAGATCCCGCCATATCCATTGGCGTGATCAGCGCGTTGGCGATGTTGGGTGCGGTATCTGTGCTTCATCTTCCGGAGACCCAGTCCTTGTGGATTGTAGACACGCTTAAACAAGCAGAAGCCAGCGATTATGCTTCGAGAAAGCTGCCAAGAATGTCAAAGGCGATTCTCAAGAAGAAGAAAGTGCCTGAAGTCACAGTCTATCAGAGTCAGAGGCCAGTAAAGGGACTGATCCTTCCACCAGATATTACGAGACTAACGGATATATTTTCTGGCACGCCGTCAAGCACACGGGGTGATTCTGGGGAACTACCTAAACCGTCGACGGACTCGTCGGGAAGACGGGACAATCGAGTGACAGATGGTCGATAG